The Streptomyces laurentii genome contains a region encoding:
- a CDS encoding ABC transporter, ATP-binding protein (identified by MetaGeneAnnotator; putative;~sequence version:1) yields MPGFIGPVTEPTEYAAYAEHAEYAPSAMRTRTVTRAETSTVARPGTGTGTGPGTGTGTWTGQRAGTRTWAQAWRVAGSAVRGTVDAGPGGAAESAEFHIQVLRFAEGRKGRPVKTGREEGIGHAKGGNARRDGRQRSCPL; encoded by the coding sequence ATGCCGGGGTTCATCGGGCCCGTCACGGAGCCCACGGAATACGCCGCATACGCGGAACACGCGGAATACGCGCCTTCGGCGATGCGGACGCGGACGGTCACGCGAGCGGAAACGAGCACGGTCGCGCGGCCGGGGACAGGGACGGGAACAGGGCCGGGAACAGGGACGGGAACGTGGACGGGGCAGCGGGCCGGGACGCGGACGTGGGCGCAGGCGTGGCGGGTGGCCGGGAGCGCCGTCCGCGGCACCGTGGACGCCGGGCCCGGAGGCGCGGCGGAATCCGCTGAATTCCACATACAGGTTCTCCGCTTTGCTGAGGGAAGGAAGGGAAGACCCGTAAAGACCGGGAGAGAGGAAGGCATCGGCCACGCGAAAGGAGGGAACGCGCGACGGGACGGGAGGCAACGTTCCTGTCCGTTATAA
- a CDS encoding chaplin (Small secreted domain (DUF320); pfam03777;~chaplin [Streptomyces griseus subsp. griseus NBRC13350];~identified by MetaGeneAnnotator; putative) has protein sequence MSRIAKAVVLSVGAAATLAGATGIASADAGAGAAAVGSPGVISGNVIQVPLHVPINLCGNTIDIVGVLNPAFGNTCVNA, from the coding sequence ATGTCCCGTATCGCGAAGGCCGTCGTGCTGTCCGTCGGCGCCGCCGCCACTCTTGCCGGTGCCACCGGTATCGCCTCCGCCGACGCCGGCGCCGGTGCCGCCGCCGTGGGTTCCCCGGGTGTCATCTCCGGCAACGTCATCCAGGTTCCGCTGCACGTGCCGATCAACCTGTGCGGCAACACGATCGACATCGTCGGCGTCCTGAACCCGGCTTTCGGCAACACCTGCGTCAACGCCTGA